In Syntrophales bacterium, one genomic interval encodes:
- a CDS encoding cyclopropane-fatty-acyl-phospholipid synthase family protein — MAPATANQNSHEKERTVHLLDELFCVDEGPRIGVRLWDGSNWPGDVSTSTKIVLKHPGALRAMFLPGHELGLGEAYLYDDFDIEGNCEEVFDLAEDLARRTSGWRVKLRAAKELLSLPADGEHPWLKAHGDAFRRPPVKLTGRPHSQERDRQAVTFHYNVSNEFYKLWLDRRMVYSSAYFQSPKEDIDSAQEGKLDYICRKLRLKPGQKFLDIGCGWGALVLHAAERYGVDATGITLSEPQAELANGQIAAAGLGDRCRVLVADYRDLETKEGYDALASVGMFEHVGEALLPVYFRQAYDLMKPGGVFLNHGIVRCMGDVPHAGRNFVDTYVFPDGELIPVSVTLKAAEDIGFEIRDLESLREHYALTLRHWVRRLEKAHKEALNYVDEPTYRVWRLYMSGSANGFARGRINVYQALLSKPGVQGKSGLPLTRGDWYQSGDKTV; from the coding sequence ATGGCGCCAGCAACTGCTAACCAGAATAGTCATGAAAAGGAAAGAACCGTCCACTTGCTTGACGAGTTGTTTTGTGTTGACGAGGGGCCGCGGATCGGCGTTCGCTTATGGGACGGCTCAAACTGGCCGGGAGATGTTTCCACCTCCACAAAGATCGTCTTGAAGCACCCGGGGGCACTGCGGGCCATGTTTCTGCCAGGGCATGAGCTGGGACTGGGCGAGGCCTATCTCTATGACGATTTCGACATAGAGGGCAATTGCGAGGAGGTATTCGATCTCGCCGAGGATTTGGCGCGCCGCACCTCCGGGTGGCGCGTCAAATTGCGGGCAGCCAAGGAGCTTCTGAGCCTGCCGGCAGATGGCGAGCACCCCTGGTTAAAGGCTCATGGCGACGCATTTCGCCGCCCCCCGGTCAAACTTACCGGCAGACCTCATTCACAAGAGCGGGACCGTCAGGCGGTAACTTTTCACTACAACGTCTCCAACGAATTCTACAAACTCTGGCTCGATCGGAGAATGGTCTATTCTTCCGCATATTTTCAATCGCCCAAGGAAGATATCGATAGTGCGCAGGAAGGCAAGCTGGATTACATCTGCCGGAAGTTGCGCCTTAAGCCGGGGCAGAAATTTCTCGACATCGGCTGCGGCTGGGGGGCTTTAGTGCTGCATGCGGCAGAGCGTTACGGGGTTGACGCCACCGGGATCACCTTGTCCGAACCCCAGGCGGAACTGGCCAATGGTCAGATAGCGGCGGCGGGGCTTGGCGATCGCTGCCGCGTCCTGGTTGCCGACTATCGTGATCTTGAAACAAAGGAAGGTTATGATGCGCTGGCGAGCGTGGGCATGTTCGAACATGTAGGCGAAGCGCTTTTGCCCGTATATTTCCGGCAGGCTTACGACCTGATGAAGCCGGGCGGGGTTTTTCTCAATCACGGAATTGTGCGATGCATGGGTGATGTTCCCCACGCCGGTCGGAACTTTGTTGACACATACGTTTTCCCTGATGGCGAGCTTATCCCGGTCAGCGTCACCCTGAAAGCGGCAGAAGATATCGGTTTTGAGATTCGGGATCTGGAAAGTCTTCGCGAACACTACGCGCTGACGCTGCGCCACTGGGTGAGGCGCCTCGAAAAGGCCCACAAAGAGGCGCTCAATTATGTCGATGAGCCAACCTACCGGGTATGGAGGTTGTATATGTCCGGCTCGGCGAACGGCTTTGCCCGCGGCAGAATTAACGTCTATCAGGCCTTGCTCAGCAAGCCCGGGGTGCAGGGGAAAAGCGGCCTTCCGTTGACACGGGGCGACTGGTACCAATCGGGGGATAAGACTGTTTAA
- a CDS encoding restriction endonuclease, with protein sequence MKEIQSFTYAMDVGGRILKVRALGIDVVAYQDPLGTTIPRIKIQIKRRESPASVNEIRELMGLLQKDGDDR encoded by the coding sequence ATGAAAGAAATCCAGTCGTTCACGTATGCAATGGATGTGGGGGGGCGCATTCTGAAGGTGCGTGCCCTCGGCATCGACGTCGTCGCCTACCAGGATCCCCTCGGTACGACGATTCCGCGCATCAAAATCCAGATCAAGCGTCGCGAGTCACCTGCTTCCGTTAACGAAATCCGCGAACTTATGGGGCTTCTCCAAAAAGATGGGGATGACCGATAA